Proteins encoded by one window of Salvia splendens isolate huo1 chromosome 7, SspV2, whole genome shotgun sequence:
- the LOC121741812 gene encoding nicotinamide/nicotinic acid mononucleotide adenylyltransferase 1-like isoform X3, with translation MPMLRCIGRPIGRTVGLPIVDALKRNFYVVSCIDRLFKKSAAFRLHINCLCVCARGIPYASRIYRMEASNPDIPLPLDKLSLKSITKDSLSSSDAKGKIFVVLVSTGSFNPPTNMHLRCFELARDAVNSQGFCVIGGYMSPVNDSYKKKVEL, from the exons ATGCCGATGttgcggtgcatagggcgccctatagggCGGACTGTAGGGctccccattgtggatgccctaaaaaGAAATTTCTATGTAGTAAGTTGTATAGACCGACTTTTTAAGAAATCAGCTGCTTTCAGATTGCATATCAACTGTTTGTGTGTTTGCGCAAGAGGAATTCCTTACGCTTCAAGAATTTATCGAATGGAAGCCTCAAACCCAG ATATACCGCTGCCACTAGATAAATTATCCCTCAAATCTATCACGAAAGATAGTTTATCAAGCTCTGATGCCAA GGGGAAGATTTTTGTAGTTTTGGTTTCAACTGGAAGTTTCAATCCTCCTACAAACATGCACTTGCGTTGTTTTG AGTTGGCTAGAGATGCTGTAAATTCTCAAGGGTTTTGTGTTATTGGAGGTTACATGTCACCTGTAAACGATTCGTACAAGAAGAAG gttgagctgtga
- the LOC121741812 gene encoding uncharacterized protein LOC121741812 isoform X1 — MPMLRCIGRPIGRTVGLPIVDALKRNFYVVSCIDRLFKKSAAFRLHINCLCVCARGIPYASRIYRMEASNPDIPLPLDKLSLKSITKDSLSSSDAKGKIFVVLVSTGSFNPPTNMHLRCFELARDAVNSQGFCVIGGYMSPVNDSYKKKKSELKFRERETREADSSCVKSATEESRAQRRCDRERRKIEAAGVRWSDGG, encoded by the exons ATGCCGATGttgcggtgcatagggcgccctatagggCGGACTGTAGGGctccccattgtggatgccctaaaaaGAAATTTCTATGTAGTAAGTTGTATAGACCGACTTTTTAAGAAATCAGCTGCTTTCAGATTGCATATCAACTGTTTGTGTGTTTGCGCAAGAGGAATTCCTTACGCTTCAAGAATTTATCGAATGGAAGCCTCAAACCCAG ATATACCGCTGCCACTAGATAAATTATCCCTCAAATCTATCACGAAAGATAGTTTATCAAGCTCTGATGCCAA GGGGAAGATTTTTGTAGTTTTGGTTTCAACTGGAAGTTTCAATCCTCCTACAAACATGCACTTGCGTTGTTTTG AGTTGGCTAGAGATGCTGTAAATTCTCAAGGGTTTTGTGTTATTGGAGGTTACATGTCACCTGTAAACGATTCGTACAAGAAGAAG AAATCGGAACTAaaattcagagagagagagacgagagAAGCCGACAGCAGCTGCGTGAAATCGGCGACGGAGGAGTCGAGAGCGCAGCGGCGCTGTGACAGAGAGAGGAGAAAGATAGAGGCTGCGGGCGTGAGATGGTCTGACGGTGGCTGA
- the LOC121741812 gene encoding nicotinamide/nicotinic acid mononucleotide adenylyltransferase 1-like isoform X2, translating into MPMLRCIGRPIGRTVGLPIVDALKRNFYVVSCIDRLFKKSAAFRLHINCLCVCARGIPYASRIYRMEASNPDIPLPLDKLSLKSITKDSLSSSDAKGKIFVVLVSTGSFNPPTNMHLRCFELARDAVNSQGFCVIGGYMSPVNDSYKKKGLIHGCI; encoded by the exons ATGCCGATGttgcggtgcatagggcgccctatagggCGGACTGTAGGGctccccattgtggatgccctaaaaaGAAATTTCTATGTAGTAAGTTGTATAGACCGACTTTTTAAGAAATCAGCTGCTTTCAGATTGCATATCAACTGTTTGTGTGTTTGCGCAAGAGGAATTCCTTACGCTTCAAGAATTTATCGAATGGAAGCCTCAAACCCAG ATATACCGCTGCCACTAGATAAATTATCCCTCAAATCTATCACGAAAGATAGTTTATCAAGCTCTGATGCCAA GGGGAAGATTTTTGTAGTTTTGGTTTCAACTGGAAGTTTCAATCCTCCTACAAACATGCACTTGCGTTGTTTTG AGTTGGCTAGAGATGCTGTAAATTCTCAAGGGTTTTGTGTTATTGGAGGTTACATGTCACCTGTAAACGATTCGTACAAGAAGAAG